A genomic region of Vitis vinifera cultivar Pinot Noir 40024 chromosome 7, ASM3070453v1 contains the following coding sequences:
- the LOC100853370 gene encoding probable disease resistance protein At5g66900, whose amino-acid sequence MALELVGGAALGAVFEKLFAAVVDASNKATQFESSLKKLEETLKSINPSILEMKKLNDQLDRPKEDMEKLIQILKDGEKLIHKCSKVSCCSCLKKWRYANKIEALEDSLLNFFQVELQAQLGRNNVEILVMLQSNRFSLSNRGVSDNYENLGSCEATDPPAFMVGLDVPLKELKRWLFTDGESRIVVSAPGGCGKTTLAKRLCHDQQVKEYFTDICYVTVSKTCDLIGIIKKLFWHNDEPVPSFQNEEDAVNELERMLKRKVESGRILLVLDDVWSGSESVLAKFKKISGYKVLVTSRNEFPEFVSTYHLKLLSEEDAMTLFRHSAIPEDGSGSSMPSEDLVNTIVRCCKGFPLALEVVGRSLHGQPVEIWRSTLMKLSEGESIVNSEDELRNCLQSSLDALDDKDIMLKECFMDLGSFPEDQKIPATALIDMWAELHKLDKDGIDAISNLQKLCSRNLLNLVVTRNDANEIDWCYNDAFVMQHDLLRDLAIYQSNQEPIEKRKRLIVDLTGNRLPEWWTKEMQPRLSARLVSISTDEMFSSSWCNMQLPEAEVLILNFNQTEKKYELPEFMKQMDELKVLVVTNYGFCTAELTNFSVLGSLSNLKRIRLEQVSIPTLCNTSIELKNLEKLSLVMCHKIGQAFASSTIQIPEMLPNLREINIDYCNDLVELPEGFCDLVQLNKLSIGNCHKLSSLPEGIGKLTNLEVLRVSACTLVSKLPDSMGSLHKLRVLDITGCLRIRKMPKQIGELRSLREFHMRRCPGLCELPSSVTDLVDLKRVICDEETAQLWECYTHLLPDLTLSVPEEIINLNWL is encoded by the exons ATGGCCTTGGAGCTTGTTGGAGGGGCTGCTTTGGGAGCAGTGTTTGAGAAGTTGTTCGCGGCGGTTGTAGATGCAAGCAATAAGGCAACTCAGTTCGAGTCCAGCCTCAAAAAACTCGAAGAGacactcaaatccataaatccAAGTATCCTAGAGATGAAAAAGTTGAACGACCAGTTGGATCGTCCAAAGGAGGACATGGAGAAGTTGATCCAAATCTTAAAAGATGGGGAGAAGCTAATCCACAAGTGCTCCAAGGTCTCTTGTTGCAGCTGCCTCAAGAAGTGGAGGTACGCCAATAAAATTGAGGCCTTGGAGGACtctcttcttaatttttttcaggTGGAATTGCAAGCCCAACTCGGTAGGAACAACGTAGAGATTCTGGTCATGCTCCAATCAAATAGATTCAGTTTGAGTAACAGAGGGGTTTCCGATAACTACGAAAATTTGGGTTCCTGTGAGGCTACTGATCCGCCCGCTTTTATGGTGGGACTAGATGTGCCTCTCAAAGAATTGAAGAGGTGGCTGTTTACGGATGGGGAATCAAGGATTGTGGTGTCGGCTCCTGGAGGATGTGGGAAAACCACTTTGGCTAAAAGGCTTTGTCACGACCAACAAGTCAAGG AATATTTTACGGACATTTGCTATGTCACGGTGTCAAAAACATGCGACCTAATTGGCATCATCAAGAAACTATTTTGGCATAATGATGAACCAGTGCCGTCGTTTCAAAATGAGGAAGATGCAGTCAACGAATTGGAAAGAATGCTGAAGAGGAAAGTAGAATCTGGTCGTATACTGTTGGTCCTAGATGATGTTTGGTCTGGGTCGGAATCTGTCCTAGCCAAGTTTAAGAAAATATCGGGATACAAGGTTCTGGTTACATCTAGAAATGAATTTCCAGAATTTGTTTCTACATATCACTTGAAATTGTTGAGTGAAGAAGATGCCATGACTCTTTTCCGTCACTCAGCAATCCCTGAGGATGGGAGCGGTTCTTCCATGCCCAGTGAAGACCTTGTGAATACG ATAGTGAGGTGCTGCAAGGGATTTCCACTGGCCCTGGAAGTGGTTGGCAGATCACTCCATGGGCAGCCTGTAGAGATCTGGAGAAGCACACTGATGAAATTATCTGAAGGTGAATCCATAGTCAATTCTGAAGATGAACTGCGTAATTGTCTTCAAAGTAGCTTAGATGCCCTTGATGACAAGGATATTATGCTGAAGGAGTGTTTTATGGACTTGGGCTCATTTCCTGAAGACCAAAAAATCCCTGCCACTGCTCTTATAGATATGTGGGCGGAATTGCACAAACTAGATAAAGACGGCATTGATGCCATTTCCAACCTTCAGAAACTCTGCTCTCGGAATCTGCTTAATCTTGTGGTCACAAG GAATGATGCAAATGAGATTGATTGGTGCTACAACGATGCCTTTGTCATGCAGCATGATCTTCTCAGGGATCTAGCCATTTATCAGAGCAACCAGGAGCCCATAGAAAAGAGGAAAAGACTAATCGTGGACTTGACAGGAAACAGACTCCCCGAGTGGTGGACTAAAGAAATGCAACCCCGATTAAGTGCCCGTCTTGTGTCCATCTCCACAG ACGAAATGTTCTCCTCAAGCTGGTGCAACATGCAACTTCCTGAAGCTGAGGTTCTAATACTGAACTTTAATCAGACAGAAAAGAAATACGAATTGCCAGAGTTCATGAAGCAAATGGATGAACTGAAGGTCCTAGTAGTAACAAATTATGGTTTCTGCACTGCTGAATTGACTAATTTTTCAGTACTTGGTTCCTTATCCAATCTAAAGAGAATCAGGTTAGAGCAAGTTTCTATTCCAACACTATGCAACACCAGTATAGAATTGAAGAATCTGGAGAAGCTATCCTTAGTCATGTGTCATAAGATTGGTCAGGCTTTTGCAAGTAGTACCATCCAGATTCCAGAAATGTTACCCAACCTTAGGGAAATCAACATTGATTACTGTAATGACTTGGTGGAATTACCAGAAGGGTTTTGTGATTTAGTCCAGCTGAATAAGCTGAGCATCGGCAACTGCCATAAGCTGTCTTCACTGCCGGAAGGAATAGGGAAGCTTACAAATCTGGAAGTGCTAAGGGTTAGTGCCTGTACATTGGTGTCAAAATTGCCAGACTCAATGGGAAGCCTCCACAAGTTGAGGGTTCTTGATATAACTGGTTGTTTACGAATTAGGAAAATGCCGAAACAAATAGGCGAGTTGCGTAGTCTAAGAGAGTTCCACATGAGAAGGTGCCCGGGTTTGTGCGAGCTGCCATCATCAGTGACGGATCTCGTGGATTTGAAGAGGGTAATCTGCGATGAAGAGACTGCCCAGCTGTGGGAATGTTATACGCACTTGCTCCCCGATCTCACCCTATCAGTGCCTgaagaaattatcaacttgaattGGCTTTAA